The genomic window CCCTTGACCCCTTGAAGATCTGCATTACCAATGCCTTCCACATCCACTGAGACTTAAGCAACCTTCCATGTTTACCATGACCCACTCCTAGGATACAGAAAGTTGCCATCCAGTGCATCTGTGCCTTTGGCAATCAATTCTACATCctttcacctgcctgcctgcctgcctgctctctaCCAACTTCCATGCTGGGTTTTGTATACATTGCTTCCACTGGGCAGGATCAGCAGCAAAGGTCCACCTGAGCAGGGAATAAAGAAACAGGGgagtctttctcccctccccaaaaagagaTGCATCTGGGAGTCAGGCTTTGCATTTTGCTTAAGAGCCCAGGTAtgcatattaaaataaatgagaaatgttGAAAAGTGCAGACCGAAATTTGCAAATAATAAATGCAAGCTTTGAATACACTGTGCCTGAATGCTTCCTCTCTCtacatttttgacattattttccACAGGTGATGTTTGGGAGGATTTTCCCAAAATGGCAATTGCAACtcatctgctttctttctttcctgttcaATGATGCATCACAGCAAATGCAAATTCAGGAGAAATCAAGATTTCAGTCAATACTAGCCAAAGGACAAGAAGAAGCCCACCATCTCAAAACCCTCCTCAATGGAGCAGCTTTCAAACGATTACCCCTTTTATTACCTGACATGCCTATTTTATGCAACACCTCGATAAACACGTCAACTGTGCCAGGATCGAGAAATCAAGTATCAGAATATTGAGGTGTGAACCACCTGCTCTGAAAGTACTGGGAACCAGCAGACTTTGGAGTATGTTGAAAAGAGGGGGTAATGGGGGAAAGATTGGAGAGTATTTCCCTGGCAACAGAGCAGTACTTGTTCCACAAGTCACTAAAGGATGCAGAAAATGCCTGTCAACAATGGCCTTTTCCAAATCCAATGAAGGTCGAAAATTAGCAGGCTGGCAATTCTTAGTCTATCgaacaaaacaacagcagagTCTTTGAGGGCTGGGAGTCTAATCCTTCCAGCTttacacttcacacacacacacacacacacacacaaacacgaagTAAACTGCATGGTAGTTAGATTCCCAAATGCTTGCATCCAAAACGCACGCATCACGTTTCCGAATGCTTTAGTGTATAGCGCTGCAATTTTGTTTTGTCACAAAGATGTCATTAGCAAGAGCGTATGCTAAACACCTAGATGCAGTAGGGTACGAAGCCCAAATGGTATTCCGTTCCCACATGAACCCAGTGATGGTTGCATTAGCCTCCTAACCCCACGCCCCTTcgcaaaaagaaagaaacgttGCTCCAAAACAGGCGtcaaaatgaaagaagaagaaaaaaggaacagGGTGCGCGCCACGCACGTTTCTCGCCCGCAGGAACAAAacgagaaaagaaaagaaaagaaagggggggggggagtcaatgcCATCTCGAGGAACCAAATATCCTCCAAATGTCGTAATTTGGACACATCTCTCCTgaaagccccccctccccgcccccccccccccagcctgactCGTATGCGCTGGGACCCTTTAAACAAAGATGGGCggctggtggggagagggaaaggggtcCCTGTTTTGGTCGCCTCCTTAAGAAATGCCTCGCCGCTGCAGCTGTCGATTGCGCGAGCGTGTGTATgtgcatacgtgtgtgtgtgtttgagcaaAGGCGAGCGGAGCTTAAAGTATTTTCCATTTCATCAGAGAACATATATCCCTTTACTGGTTCACtaaaatgttggtttttttttttttaatttaatgccCACCCCTTTTCCCATTCGCCCCTGTCTGCTGCGAAGCGCGGCGCAGGCATACAATCGCCGAGAGCTCACGACGCTCAGTGAGCGCTCGGTGCCTCTGCGTGCTGTAGCTACATACTGCTTCTGCTGGAAGGAAGGAATCCTGGGCTGCCGCTCTCGCTCTCTGCTCTTAAGCATCTTCGAACCAGCAAGGCGAACCAGCAATGGGGAATAAAGCCATCTTTATGCCGCCGGTCCGGTCAGGGAAGGAACGGTAAAGCTGCATCAGCGGAgtcaataaaaaaaccaaaacccaaacaaaaaatttGGTGCTTGCCGCCGCCCGCGTCTGCAAGGATGGACATGAAAGGGAATGTCAAATCCTGGGAAGCCGTTAagtaaagaggttttttttttggggttttttttttttttttttttttggaaggggttTCTCtcgcttttttccccctttcatttttttctccttgccctccccctcctctctctctctctctctccccacgtCACAGTATTAACcgcagaggaagggaggaagaaaaaaaaaggacagagggggagagagagagtggggaaaaaaggcaaggaaggaaggaagatcaagCCTTATGCCCATACTTCTGAAACTTGAAGGTCCTGGGAGTCAGCTTAAAAATCAGGGAGGAgagtggagaggaggggagagaagctaGCTGGACTTGCCTCTCGCCCTTTGAGACGGAGCAAAGTGAGACATTGTGAGCCTGCCAGCCTCACAGAACGCTGAAAGAGACAGAATTTGTAGCAACAGAGAGCTCTTTTGGAGCCTTGCATATAATTAAGTCCAAACACAAAGGAAGCCGCTGAATGGAGGTTGTCACTCTCTGGAAAAGGGTGGGTAAGGCACTTTTTAATTTCATTCTTTCGTGAAGAGAGAGatctttttcccccttcttttttttcttttttaaagaattgtttctATGCTGCGGCAGCTAAAATGGACAAGACCCCTTGTACCTTTTGAATGTCTCTCTGAACTTTAATGCTGTACAgaattttgcatgctgttttgttttgtccttttTTAAACAGGGCAAAAGCCCCGAAAGTTAAATCTTTGGCCCCCATGGTTCTCTTGTTTTTGCCTCGCCCCCACCCCCTCGCCCCCTGTTTTACATACAATATGATGCAGAATTCGTAAAGGGAACTGTCGGACAAAAGATTCAATGGACATTCTCGAGCGCATTTGGGGATATTCTCGCTAATGGATTTCCTTCTTATTGGTGTCTGTTTAAACTGGCTGCTGAGGAAGCCCCCAGGGTTGATCCTGTGCACACTGGGTCTCTTTTTCAAAATGCTTCCAGCCGTGAATAGTGGGTGTCCGCAGCTCTGCCGGTGCGAGGGGAGGCTCTTCTACTGCGAGTCCCTGAATCTCACAGAGATGCCGCACAACCTGTCGGGCGTGATGGGCTTGTCGTTGCGGTACAACAGCCTTTCCGAGCTGCCTGACGGACAGTTCACAGGGTTAATGCAACTCACGTGGCTATATCTGGATCACAATCACATTTGCTCAGTGGAGGAAAATGCCTTTGAAAAGCTGCGGCGAGTTAAGGAGCTCACCCTGAGTTCCAACAAAATCACACAACTGCCCAACACCACCTTCCGGCCCATGCCCAACTTGCGCAGTGTGGATTTATCCTACAACAACTTGCAGGCTCTGGAGCCGAACCTGTTTCACGGCTTGCGGAAGCTGACAACGTTGCACATGCGGTCCAACGCCATCAAGTTTGTGCCTGTCCGAATATTCCAAGACTGCCGCAGCCTGAAGTTTCTGGACATAGGATACAATCAGTTGAAAAGCCTGGCTCGAAACTCTTTTGCAGGCTTGTTCAAACTCACCGAGTTGCACCTGGAGCACAATGACTTGGTGAAAGTGAACTTGGCCCATTTCCCCAGGCTCATCTCCTTGCACTCACTCTGCTTACGCAGGAATAAAGTCACTATCGTGGTGAATTCCTTGGACTGGATATGGAAATTAGAGAAACTGGACCTCTCGGGCAACGAGATTGAATACATGGAGCCTCACGTTTTTGAAAGTGTACCTCAACTCCAGTCCCTGCAGCTGGATTCCAACCGGCTCACCTACATCCACCCGAGGATCCTAAACTCCTGGAAGTCCCTCGTGAGCATCAGCCTTTCTGCAAATGTCTGGGATTGTGGACGTAACATTTGCGCCTTGGCCTCTTGGCTGAGCAACTTCAAAGGCCGCTACGACAGCAACCTCCTCTGTGCCACCCCTGAATACACACAGGGTGAGGATGTCTTAGATGCAGTATATGCTTTTCACTTATGCGAAGATGCGACAGACCCAACAATGGACATTAACCTGCTGTCTGCTGTAGCAAACAACAGTGACCAAACATTCAGCTACAGCCCTGCCACAATGAACTACGATGTGCAGGATATTGAAGGGGATAGAACGACAAATGCCATCATGGTAACTATGCCCAACGAGAACAGTGAGAATGCTGTGCAGATCCACAAGGTGGTCACAGGGACCATGGCCCTCATCTTCTCGTTCCTCATAGTAGTTTTGGTGTTGTACGTTTCATGGAAGTGTTTCCCTGCCAGCCTTAGGCAACTGAGACAGTGTTTTGTGACACAGCGcaggaagcaaaaacaaaaacaaaccatgcaTCAAATGGCTGCTATGTCAGCCCAGGAGTATTACGTTGATTACAAACCCAACCATATTGAAGGTGCTCTGGTGATCATTAATGAGTATGGATCCTGTACTTGCCACCAGCAGCCAGCAAGGGAATGTGAGGTGTGATTTAATTCTTTTCCAGTGGGGGATTTAACACGGTGTGTGCAACCAAATAGCAGTGGGCAAATTAAAGGACAGTTGGAGGGTTGACGTTTGCTTACCAATGCCCTTCTTTGCtgaaattgtttaaaaaaaataaaaagaggagctgtccccaaaaaagagagacttGATATTTTAGCTTTATTGTGGCTTAAAACCTTCAAGACATTCAACTTTCAAAAAGAAATAAGATATTTCACATTAACAGCTCTCTTTACAGATCTGTCAATATTCAGAAAAAAATCAGAGTGTAAAAAAGTACcaattattgattttttttgtaaagctacaacaaaaatatgtttaaaataaaagcaaaatagcaTTTACAGTTTTTACAGACTGGTGTACATTACCTGGATTGTGTATATGGATatataaaggggggaggggcagaaagagagagaatgagagaaagaaagagagaaagagagagaggagggagggagggagcatgaATTTTATCTCTCTTGCCCATGTAGCTGTGAGCTACAGAACCCTGGTTTAAAGTAAgccaaaaagaaacacacatttgAATTAATCTGATGGGTTCATGGTGTGAAAAGTATTGGGTACTTGTAGCTGGTTGTATCATGATGTGGATTGTGAATTTGAATACAGGGCACTGAAAATTATTTCATCCTCCTTATTATGCTACCTGTAAAATCTATATATAGTCT from Lacerta agilis isolate rLacAgi1 chromosome 9, rLacAgi1.pri, whole genome shotgun sequence includes these protein-coding regions:
- the LRRTM1 gene encoding leucine-rich repeat transmembrane neuronal protein 1 codes for the protein MDFLLIGVCLNWLLRKPPGLILCTLGLFFKMLPAVNSGCPQLCRCEGRLFYCESLNLTEMPHNLSGVMGLSLRYNSLSELPDGQFTGLMQLTWLYLDHNHICSVEENAFEKLRRVKELTLSSNKITQLPNTTFRPMPNLRSVDLSYNNLQALEPNLFHGLRKLTTLHMRSNAIKFVPVRIFQDCRSLKFLDIGYNQLKSLARNSFAGLFKLTELHLEHNDLVKVNLAHFPRLISLHSLCLRRNKVTIVVNSLDWIWKLEKLDLSGNEIEYMEPHVFESVPQLQSLQLDSNRLTYIHPRILNSWKSLVSISLSANVWDCGRNICALASWLSNFKGRYDSNLLCATPEYTQGEDVLDAVYAFHLCEDATDPTMDINLLSAVANNSDQTFSYSPATMNYDVQDIEGDRTTNAIMVTMPNENSENAVQIHKVVTGTMALIFSFLIVVLVLYVSWKCFPASLRQLRQCFVTQRRKQKQKQTMHQMAAMSAQEYYVDYKPNHIEGALVIINEYGSCTCHQQPARECEV